The Paraburkholderia hospita genome includes a window with the following:
- a CDS encoding citrate synthase gives MRPWITLTEATRLLGVQAQTVYAYVSRGSIAVMPDPHDPRKSLYRAEDVAVLCRKKQLGRKREALAAGTIFGTEPCIYSGITTFSKGRAYYRGRDSIRLSETATLEDVAAILWNTPTPISFETDGVSLQGNERGRQCAFMSLAALAANGHSTHGRTDRALHAETGRLVALVSQAFGAQCDGAATLTHERLALGWGQGREGADLIRRALVLVADHELTSSAFAARITASTGASLPGCLLTGLSTIAGPLHGDGSGRVRAVFDDVERLGAENVVGRHLQSAIPIPGFGHHLYPDGDPRAHSLFERLNPPEELASFIEKVVTLTGLKPNIDVALATLAAQLKLPRDAAFALFATARSVGLLAHCMEQLKVGKVIRPRGRYTGPALEEVNQSPSSGVGSKTLDPVTLDKNRVFKTIVR, from the coding sequence ATGCGCCCCTGGATCACTTTGACTGAAGCAACGAGACTGCTTGGGGTTCAGGCGCAAACCGTGTACGCCTATGTTAGCCGCGGCAGCATTGCCGTCATGCCTGATCCGCACGATCCGAGAAAGAGCCTCTACCGTGCAGAAGATGTTGCGGTGCTTTGCCGGAAGAAACAGCTCGGACGAAAACGCGAGGCCCTCGCTGCCGGAACGATATTTGGTACGGAACCTTGCATCTACAGCGGCATTACCACCTTCTCCAAGGGGCGCGCGTACTATCGGGGCCGAGACAGTATCCGACTATCCGAAACGGCCACGCTGGAGGACGTCGCTGCTATTCTCTGGAATACGCCAACGCCGATTTCTTTCGAGACGGATGGCGTGTCGCTACAGGGTAATGAGCGTGGCAGACAATGTGCGTTCATGTCACTGGCGGCACTCGCAGCCAACGGACACTCCACTCACGGTCGTACGGACCGCGCGCTGCACGCTGAAACTGGTCGGCTCGTAGCACTTGTTTCGCAGGCGTTCGGTGCACAATGCGACGGTGCCGCGACGTTGACGCATGAACGGCTAGCGCTCGGTTGGGGACAAGGACGTGAAGGTGCAGATCTCATTCGACGGGCACTGGTTCTCGTAGCAGACCACGAACTGACGAGTTCTGCGTTTGCCGCCAGAATTACTGCATCCACGGGCGCATCGTTACCCGGGTGCCTGCTTACCGGGCTTTCCACGATCGCCGGCCCCCTGCATGGAGATGGATCGGGCCGTGTGAGAGCGGTGTTCGACGACGTAGAAAGGCTCGGGGCGGAGAACGTTGTGGGTCGTCATTTACAGTCTGCAATCCCGATCCCAGGCTTCGGTCATCATCTGTATCCAGACGGTGACCCGCGAGCGCACAGTCTGTTCGAGCGCCTCAATCCGCCGGAGGAACTCGCCTCCTTCATCGAAAAAGTTGTGACACTTACCGGTCTGAAACCAAATATCGACGTGGCCCTCGCCACCCTCGCCGCACAACTGAAACTCCCCCGCGACGCCGCGTTCGCACTTTTCGCCACGGCCCGCAGCGTTGGCCTGCTCGCGCATTGCATGGAGCAACTCAAGGTGGGTAAGGTCATCCGGCCGCGGGGACGCTACACTGGACCCGCGTTGGAGGAAGTCAATCAGAGCCCATCCAGTGGAGTCGGAAGCAAGACACTCGACC
- a CDS encoding VOC family protein, protein MIEFKWDHLQLCSTDAEATAAWFARCLNAEVVRRPGRVDLRIGGISLFITALEKAHPMHVRDGERVQGIDHFGVTVDDLDAAFHHLVKCEAHIVEPIRQIRAGVRACFVRSPGNILVEILERKPAEMTFT, encoded by the coding sequence ATGATTGAATTCAAGTGGGATCATCTTCAACTGTGCTCCACAGATGCGGAAGCGACGGCTGCGTGGTTTGCTCGCTGTCTTAACGCCGAAGTTGTCCGTCGACCTGGCAGGGTGGACCTGCGCATTGGAGGAATTAGCCTGTTCATCACTGCGCTGGAAAAAGCACACCCCATGCACGTTCGTGATGGCGAACGGGTGCAAGGTATCGACCACTTCGGTGTGACCGTGGATGATCTCGATGCCGCATTCCACCATCTGGTCAAGTGCGAGGCTCATATCGTCGAGCCGATCAGGCAAATCCGGGCGGGCGTGAGAGCCTGCTTCGTGAGGTCACCTGGCAACATTCTCGTCGAGATTCTCGAACGCAAGCCGGCCGAGATGACTTTTACCTGA
- a CDS encoding MFS transporter yields MKVVEEQPLSVPDQASYAATAKPSKVRYVVLSMLLVATILNYVDRSALGIVAPSLSKDLALDRMQMGELFAAFGLAYSFALLPGGLLTDIVGSRLAYALSLVGWSCATLTQGLANSYHMLLGSRFAMGALEAPAFPSNARAVTLWFPTRERGFATSVYVMGQYIGTPLFTGLLLWISSAYGWRSVFFVTGGFGIFFSLLWFRAYRDPSGHRGVNAAELLYINEGQGRPSQKAREKFNWRIAFKLLGYRQVLAICLGKFCNNTLLVFFTTWFMTYLVEARHMSMIKVGIFQALPFMGATLGILVAGSLSDFFIRRGVSISAARKAPLIIGTLLGATIVFVNFVESNELVIAILTIAFFAQGVGSMSWAAVSEIAPRQYVGLTSSITSLAANIAGVTTPLMIGYITHHTGHFYWALNLMGAICLLGTLSYSLLLGKLSRIEL; encoded by the coding sequence ATGAAAGTCGTAGAGGAACAACCGCTGTCAGTGCCCGATCAGGCTTCCTACGCGGCAACGGCAAAGCCATCGAAGGTGAGGTACGTCGTGCTCTCGATGCTGCTCGTGGCCACCATTCTCAACTATGTCGACAGGTCGGCACTTGGCATCGTTGCACCGAGCCTGTCGAAGGATCTCGCGCTCGACAGGATGCAGATGGGCGAACTGTTCGCCGCCTTCGGACTCGCCTACTCTTTCGCCCTGTTGCCCGGCGGGCTGTTGACGGACATAGTCGGCTCGCGCCTCGCGTATGCATTGTCGCTCGTTGGCTGGTCATGTGCGACCCTCACGCAGGGCCTGGCAAACAGCTATCACATGTTGCTTGGCTCCCGGTTCGCAATGGGTGCGCTTGAAGCGCCCGCCTTTCCGTCCAACGCCCGCGCCGTGACGCTATGGTTCCCTACCCGGGAGCGAGGGTTTGCGACAAGCGTCTACGTGATGGGCCAATACATTGGAACGCCGCTTTTCACCGGTCTGCTCCTTTGGATTTCCAGCGCGTATGGTTGGCGTTCGGTCTTCTTCGTAACGGGCGGATTCGGCATATTTTTCAGCCTGTTGTGGTTCCGTGCGTATCGGGATCCTTCAGGGCATCGGGGCGTCAACGCAGCGGAGCTCCTATACATCAACGAAGGCCAGGGGAGACCCTCGCAAAAGGCGCGCGAGAAATTTAACTGGCGGATAGCGTTCAAGCTGCTTGGCTACCGGCAGGTTCTGGCGATTTGCCTGGGGAAATTCTGCAACAACACCTTGCTGGTCTTCTTCACCACATGGTTCATGACCTATCTTGTCGAGGCGCGTCACATGTCGATGATCAAGGTGGGCATTTTCCAGGCACTGCCGTTTATGGGCGCGACGCTCGGCATTCTCGTAGCGGGCTCTCTTTCGGATTTTTTTATCCGTAGAGGCGTATCGATCTCCGCAGCACGCAAGGCGCCGCTGATCATCGGCACGCTGCTCGGCGCAACAATCGTATTCGTCAACTTCGTCGAGTCGAACGAGCTGGTGATTGCAATCCTGACAATCGCTTTCTTTGCTCAAGGCGTTGGCTCGATGTCGTGGGCAGCCGTCTCCGAAATTGCACCTCGGCAATACGTCGGCCTGACCAGCAGCATCACCAGTCTTGCGGCCAATATTGCAGGCGTCACGACGCCGCTCATGATTGGCTACATCACCCATCACACCGGCCATTTCTATTGGGCCCTCAATCTGATGGGTGCGATCTGCCTGCTTGGGACCCTTTCGTACTCGCTCCTGCTTGGCAAACTCTCCCGTATCGAGCTCTGA
- a CDS encoding SDR family oxidoreductase — protein MPASKKFAAVTGAGSGIGRATAVALSNAGFAVALIGRREAPLLETRETIRIAGGAASVFSTDVTSDASVEQAFSRIAHEFGRLDVLFNNAGRNAGAVPLDEYSLDFWNDVVATNLTGVFLCARAAWRLMKTQSPQGGRIINNGSISAHSPRPNTIAYTATKHAVTGMTKSLALDGRAFNIACSQIDIGNAATSLTERMTRGVLQADGTMAPEARMDVTHVANAIVHMASLPLEANVLNMTIMATTMPFVGRG, from the coding sequence ATGCCTGCATCGAAAAAATTCGCAGCTGTGACAGGCGCTGGATCCGGCATCGGCCGCGCTACCGCCGTAGCGCTCTCCAATGCGGGGTTTGCCGTAGCGCTGATAGGGCGCAGGGAAGCGCCATTGCTTGAGACTCGCGAGACCATCCGTATTGCGGGCGGCGCTGCGAGTGTGTTCTCCACAGACGTGACGAGCGATGCTTCCGTGGAACAGGCATTTTCACGGATTGCGCATGAATTCGGCCGTCTGGACGTGCTCTTCAATAACGCGGGCCGCAATGCAGGTGCGGTGCCTCTTGACGAATACAGCCTCGACTTCTGGAACGACGTCGTTGCGACGAACCTGACGGGCGTTTTCCTGTGTGCACGCGCTGCGTGGCGTCTCATGAAGACGCAGTCGCCTCAGGGTGGAAGAATCATCAATAACGGATCGATCTCGGCGCACTCGCCCCGGCCCAACACGATCGCTTATACCGCGACCAAACATGCCGTGACCGGCATGACGAAATCGCTCGCGCTCGACGGACGCGCATTCAACATCGCCTGTAGCCAGATCGACATCGGCAACGCGGCTACCTCGCTCACAGAGCGGATGACTCGCGGCGTCCTGCAAGCAGATGGAACCATGGCGCCCGAGGCAAGAATGGACGTCACGCACGTCGCCAACGCAATCGTGCACATGGCCAGCCTGCCTCTTGAGGCTAACGTGCTGAACATGACCATCATGGCGACCACCATGCCTTTCGTAGGCCGCGGATAA
- a CDS encoding 2-hydroxyacid dehydrogenase, whose translation MPETNQTQLLIARRVPQAVAARAVSEFRAYVTESDMDAWSVVDFCTKHDVRAILIGKKSGLQEVHIAALPSTLKIIANASAGVDHMNVSYALGKGIVVTNAPDALTECTADFAMLLVLAACRRASEYEKIMRRGWGQSFGMTEMLGTRVNGKTLGIVGFGRIGRAVARRAQGFGMRVVYTDIQRASPSSENGATFFPNLEEMLPHCQVLSLHVPGGGLPLMTKKEFGLLPKGAVFVNAARGALADEDALYDALTSGHLFSAGLDVYRNEPSVDARFASLENVFLTPHMASATVETRDQMGFTALDNVAAILDGRPALNPV comes from the coding sequence ATGCCGGAAACCAACCAGACCCAACTGTTGATTGCGCGACGGGTCCCGCAAGCGGTGGCGGCTCGCGCAGTCTCCGAATTTCGCGCCTATGTGACCGAATCCGATATGGACGCGTGGTCTGTCGTGGACTTCTGCACGAAGCACGATGTGCGGGCCATTCTGATCGGCAAGAAGTCCGGATTGCAGGAGGTCCACATTGCGGCGCTTCCATCTACGCTCAAGATCATCGCGAACGCGAGCGCGGGGGTCGATCACATGAATGTGTCTTACGCCCTCGGAAAAGGGATTGTCGTGACGAATGCACCGGACGCGCTGACAGAATGCACCGCGGATTTCGCGATGCTTCTCGTGCTGGCGGCCTGCCGCCGTGCATCCGAATATGAAAAGATCATGCGGCGCGGATGGGGTCAATCATTCGGGATGACCGAGATGCTCGGCACGCGGGTCAATGGCAAGACGCTGGGTATTGTCGGGTTCGGGCGGATCGGACGAGCAGTCGCCAGACGCGCACAGGGCTTTGGCATGCGCGTCGTCTATACGGACATTCAGCGTGCTTCGCCGTCGTCGGAGAATGGCGCGACGTTTTTTCCGAACCTCGAGGAGATGCTGCCGCATTGCCAGGTGCTTTCGCTTCACGTGCCGGGCGGCGGTCTTCCGCTGATGACGAAAAAGGAATTCGGTCTCTTGCCGAAGGGAGCGGTTTTCGTGAACGCGGCGCGTGGTGCGTTAGCGGACGAGGATGCCCTCTACGATGCACTGACATCGGGACACCTTTTCAGTGCGGGCCTCGACGTGTACAGGAACGAGCCCAGTGTCGACGCCCGGTTTGCCAGCCTTGAGAATGTGTTCCTTACGCCGCACATGGCGAGCGCGACGGTGGAAACCCGCGATCAGATGGGTTTCACCGCATTGGATAACGTAGCAGCCATTCTCGATGGGCGGCCGGCATTGAATCCGGTGTGA